aatgttaaGCAAAGAAAATGCTCTTACATAAATTCTTTCCCTATAAGAAAATAGGAGCGACTTTttagttaatttattttattatactaACAGTATTTccacttgattttttttttttattaaccaACATATTaggagtttgaatttcatactGAACTAACCAGATTAAGAAAATTTTTGTAAATGTATCCATTAACGATTTGTTTAGATAAATATCACATTATTTATCAATTCAACTCTTAAATTTATTCATGAACGACTCAATTTGAACTTTCAATTAGacttctttaaaaataaaaaattgttcGTACATCAATTCCAAACACATCCATTTCATTAATCTAAAAGTTGAAGAAGCCCATGTAGATGAAAGAATCAACAGATTGATTATTTTCAAAGGTAATTTTAACAAAAATGGTTCCTATTGATTATTACGACAATTTACGAAGTTAATTCAAACTACTATAAGTTTCATAcgattttttcaaatgaaataggaagaaaagtttaaaataattctagtatatataaaagcattttgaaaataattttcaaacgttatcaaaaaaaagtttagggtttatggTTTGATATAAAATTGGAATCGTTATAACACATCTCTAATATATTTAACAGCAGTAAAATTGTCAATCtgttattgttttttgtttttttaaatagaataaTTAACAAACTATAtactttataaaataaaaacattaaaagataaatttattgCAATCAACTTTTTAcgaattataaatattttatttttaaagaattatttctttttcattatcCCTTGTTGGATGAAAGATAAGAAAGATGGTTAttaatttttctcaaaattttggATGGTTGGAATTAATTATTTACTCGGTCAAAATAAATTCTAataatttttcttcaatttgatCATGCAACTAAAAAATGTCAACGACCAATTTGAGAATTTAGGGTTTCTTGGGAATCTCTAAAAGCTTACAATGAGATAACATATTCAGGCACACAAGTGGATGCCTGTACATGATCATTATATTATATATCAAAATTAGccaaatttataattaaaaaatagaggaaaaataaaaattaattaatggaGACCAACTCTAAAAGTTAAACTCGTAAATTTAGTCTGTTTTTTTTCAGCTACTACTTATCACTTTGGAATGTTCACTTTAACGGCcatattttttacttttgtttattttgattgatgtaatttttaaattatctactttaatcttttttgtttttaactgttcaaaatataataatttaaatctcttaaaaatgaaaaataaaataactaaaatGGTTGAGAGTTCATCTTTCAAGAACCAAAATGAACCTCCAATGACCAAAATGAACCAAAGTTAAAAATacaatagaaacaaagaaataatatttaaattttttattattttattattatttaagtgttttggttatatatatatacataataaaTGCTACAAAAACAACTCACACACTACCCCTTTCTTTACTTAATTGTGGTTTGACTTGAATTTTCTAACATTTGTGTGCTTTTACTTTTAATTAAGTATAGGGTGGTCCACAATCCACATCTTATCTAAGTCATTTGACTCAGCCCAATAGGTACAATACATGTAATGTTATATAATTATTCCCAATAAAAATAATGTAGATGGCTGAAAATTTTTCACATCCCTTCACACCCAATTATGCCATGTTCAACACATGCGCAAAATGCAAAAAGTTGTTGAAACTTtaccaaatttaaatatatatatcaaacataattcatataaaatatactaaaattattttaaattacatcATTTCTTTTAAAGTATAGCAGCATATCACAATTTATCTGAAAATAACgtaaaaatatattgaaatttggataataaatttagttattgtttgaaaaatcttcaaattaaaaaaaaaaaaaagaaaaagaaaatctaatTAGCAATCAAACTGTTAATTAgaattataaagaatttattagatataaaattaaacattaaaattgaaaattgtaaAACATATTAGAtagattatttaaaatatatactaACCAATTATGTTAGGTCGAATAATTCAAATAGGTCGAATAATACCAATTATGCCACGTTGAACATATGTGCAAAATGCAAAAGTTGTTAAaacttgaaaaattaaattaaaaaataccaaaagtTCAAAGCCCGCCCATCTAACATCATtgagatataaaaaaaaaaaaaaaattcaaatataataaaaaattgagactatttataaactataataaaatctatcaactttttctatattttatttaaatttattttactacattttgtaaatagtttcaatttagAAGAATTATTGTAactcaaatattaattttaattattcttgaacttttaaatttttgcataaaatatctttaaacttaaaaatagGATTATGGAACTTTAAAATCAATATAATTGatatagaaattaaatttaatgtctaataatttataaattttttaattatatatagaaTAAAATATACGTAAGACAAAAATTCATGTCATTTGAACAATGGTACgttacatatatattttctaGTATCATATCtattcataaatttttttcatGTCATTTGAACAATGGTACGttacatatatgttttttagtatcatatttatttttaattttttttaaatctttagAGAAGTTCAAATTTATATGTCTGTTATTTTTGGACCGTGTTTAGTTTTTTATCTATTGCTATTGACACACTATGATCAACAACTCACTAAAACAATActtgaaataaataaatgaatgaaACTACAACAACTCCCTAAAGTACATGATATATGGGTCCATATATTAGATAAAACACTATACCTAAATTTGGTCAAttagaaattattgttttaaacacataaataaatgaataaataaaaacgTGTACAAAATCTATTGTTTATCTTTATATTATAACGATATGACCCCAACTAATTTCTTACCACTTGTACATAAACAAAAGTATAACACGGTTGTATATATTAAAATTCACATAGATTAAAGAtgtatttgaattaattttttaagTGTATAAATAAGTATAGATGAGTGTTAAAAAAGTTTATAAgcatttaattaaaatatcaatTCGAACAAACCTAAGAGTGTGGTTAGTTTaccattatttttaaaattgacgGGTTTATAAccattgtttttaaaatatttttaaaatttacttaaaacaaaaaggagttaaaataaaaaactaccTTTTTTTAGTTCATTTAAACATATTcaaattcattatttttataaaagtgtatgtatatataacaCAACTTAAGTAATACTTCATCGCACATAACTAGGTTGGGTTGATGCGTACTAACCGTAACCCTAGTAAAACAATTACATCCTTTTATACATAATACATTTGCATATATAGAGAGAGATATTCAAAGCCATCATCGCTGACCACCGACcctaacaaacaaacaaatcccCATAGACTTTATCCAAGTCAAAATCCCTCTTAAATTTGGATATAAAATCCCCATTTCTCCcttttctcattttcttcaTATCTCaatttccctctctctctttcttttatttctctCCACTTTTCGAATGGGCAATGCAGTCTCTCCATGTCTTATCTCCATTTCCATCTCCCTCCGCCGCCATCGTCCCTCCGCCGTGAAGCTCGTCTTCACCGATGGCCCCACCAAATTCCTCGTCGGTAACCACCACTTCGCCGGTGAGATTATGTTCCAATTTCCTGACATGATGGTCTGCCATGCCGAATCCTTCTTCATCGGTCACCCAATCCCATCTCTATCCATCGACGACGAGCTTCTTGTTGGCGAAACCTACTTGGTTCTCCCCATCGACCGGTTTGCCTCCGTCGATGTTCTCTCTACCTCGTCTCTCGCTATGATTGGTGCAGGTAACATGTCGGCGGAGAAATTCTCCGGTCCGTGCCCGTTCGAGTACGTACGAGGCACAAATGGGAGAGTTTTGATTAAGGTGATGCCGGAGTTTATTGTTAGGTTGATATCTCCGGCAGCCGTGGACGGCGGAGAAAGCGGCGGAGGAGGTGGTGGGTTTCTTTGTAGTACGCCGGAGTTGAAGAAACATTACGATCAACTTGTTGGATCAACGAAAGGGCAAGTTTGGTCGCCGAAATTGGAGACTATATCGGAGTATAAAATTAGGTATTCGCCTTGTAGATTTGTAGGGTTTAAACTTAAACAAAAAGAAGGCTAAATAagtcatttcttcttttctttttctttttcttttttttcttcttttttggtgAATTGTACAAAAGGATAGCGAAAtttgagtaatattattaactCTTATTCTTATTTTTGAATCCTATTACTTACTTTGTTTTCTTGTaacaatgtttttcttttcactataatggtttcgtaaaaaggaaaagaaaacactTATTTTACATAGTTTTGGAAGTATGTGTATAAAAATATTAcgtatttttctcttcttttgggaaatttttaattttgtgatgGGAATGATATATATTTTCTGCTGTTATtgtgcaatttttttttccaaatttttgtgtacatatatatattattttctaattCGAAATTTACAGACTACAAACACATACATGACCAACAAAAACTTAATTAGCTCAAATAAACAcctatatatatttgaaaataaaagattaCAGTTCATATCTTTCGCCTCCAATCTGTACTAAAATAAtcatacacacatatatatatatatcttcttcttctttttctttttttttttttttcttttcactatCATATTGATTTGGGAGCATATTATTTAGATATTAATTTGAGAAGAAATGGAACTATTTAGTTAAAAAGAAGTTCGATGGTAATTATTGATCATTTGTATGAATTTTGAGAGGAATATTTGCATCAGGGTGGATGAGTTTTTTTAGCTCAAATATACTGTTGGGCtggaatatttgaaataattacctctatactttataaaaaaaaaaaacaattaggTTTGACACATTTCAAGTACCTCCATCATCTGTCAGTTCCTTCCTACTGATTAAAACGAGAAGGACCAGAGAATTAGTCTTCCAAGAAGCTAAAACCAAAAGTTAACATGCAATACTTGGAGTATTAAAATAGCAGATGAAGGTTTATAATCTTTGGAGTATTAAAAAACGATAGGTCTAGCCAACCTTTTAAATGGGCATATATTTTTCAAGAGTTTGGCATTAACATGCAATACTATTGCTGGAGTCGTTGAAAGTGCAATTGTTTCTTTCAAACCAAATTGTCCAATAAATACGTAGACAATTggcatatatttttttaatgttcaattgatagttttatatatatatatatatatcgatgAAATATATGGTAAACCATAATTTTGGCGaggaaaattttggtttttaactTCTAGATTAGACTTTGTAAAGTACAGATTTGCATAGTTACTGCCAATTTTAGATTTTtaggtttcttcttcttcttcttcctcttttttttttttttttttcttctttactttACTTTCAAAGTTACGGAATAGGTTAGTAGTCAGTGGTTACATTTTTCTTCcagaaataaaatttatcaatcAATTCATTCGCCTagcttatattttttttataataatatgtaaGAAGAAACAATCGAACCACTGATTTTAAGATTAAAAATACAACTTTACACTAATTGAAATAGGCTCATTTTAAATATATACTATTACCAAATAAAAATGCTAAGAAACGAATAtgtttaaaagatttttttttacttcaaacTTACCATTTCATAcgataattttatttgtagtaTTTAAATGTCTAAATTGTATTTCTTATCTCACATTGTATTTACTACCATCTTCACCCCTCATAAATAAACAATTCATCTTAAAAGAAATTTTATGTCAAAGTAGTATTTAGTGTACATAATTATTGcatctttttttaagaaaatcaaACAGTTAACTATgaagattaaaaataaaattagaacaTTTTCAAAAGACACAAATTTATGATCGACCGTTGTtgttgaattattattattattattatatatttgagTAAAATTCAAATGAGAGTTGTTAATATTTGGACAATGACAAATGAAGAAAAATGGGCGTAGATGACACTTCAATTATGGTAGCATGATTAATAAATGTGACATAATTATTAATATAAGGCTTTCAGTCAAATAATTCAATTCATACCAATTAATTATTGAGGGATTTCCAAACTTAAATTTTCCatcaaatatattaatatatatatttggttattttagTGTAGAAAAGTTTGATTAGCTACGATCTTGAGAAGGTCGAAAGTCATGATCTATCTACTATTTTTATCAAAATGAACTAATATAGATAGAAACGAATAGGAGTTTATCATATCGTCTATCATGAGTCTTTCAATATCTATTATGAAcgtttgttatattttactaatatttttaatctcatttataataatttcttgtaatataatataaatagtatatttttctaaaatttttacaAACCTTTTATCCAATTTTTCCACACCATTGTTGGTGGTTTCAAGATTTAtctttagaaaaagaaatgttAAAATAACGATACTTCGTTAAAATAGAGAATtgcaaaaagagaaaaaaattgctataaaataaataagattAAAATGCATGCTAATTAAAcctatttaataaattttaaatttaacatcCACAAATTActtgttgatattttaaaatgattatatttatttaacatTTTCACTATAGAATTTGAAAATCTATTTACGTATCATagttttttcataaaaattattactattattattattttgaccCATTTCAGCAAAGTTAATTAATTCAGAGAGATAATTTTTATACCAAATAAAATTTGATACTTCAAAttatataaactaaaattgaacaaagtaaaaaataaattgtttaaagaaaaaaatcaaaattattttttttattaaataggtttaaagaaaaatacatacaaagaaatgattaaattaattttaacgTGAGTGTTTTCAAATGTatcaaaatgaaccaaaatatttataaatataacaaaatatttataaatataacaaaatatcattatctaatagtaatagaaataaTAGGCCCCCGATTCCtaagtgttttttctttttgtttcttaattAGTTGAATTGAAGTACAAGAGTATTTGTATACAACACGTAACCCAAATATAAACCAAAAAGATCCTAGAAACATAATGGATTAACAAATATGATAATAAGTTATATTAACATTAGTAGTTACTATCTTTTGTTAGGATTAACAAAAGATAATCATCAATAGTAAAATTTTatcatatttgtaaatattctcatcagttttgttattttaaatataattaccCTTTTAGTATTTATACTTTGAAtattttgttccaattttttctatatatttaaatggttcaattttaatttatagtATTTAATTGTTCATTTTTAGTCTCTATACTCTCAATAAAACTTCAAATTAGTCCCTACAAGTTCAGTTCATATGGTTAATTTTTCTAAACAAATGTAGCGTGTTATTATTAACCGATTgcaattcaaaattaattttaaataactaaatttaagatttattaaaagtataaaaaaaattaaaaaacataataaatgGGCTAAAATGATAATTTTAAAACCAATGAAAATCAAACTCCAACCCTCTTTGTAAGGCTCTATTTGTTTCACAAGTTTTTCCATGAAATTTCagccaaacatttaatatctttATTTGTTTCACAAGTTTTTCCATGAAATTTCAGCCAAACATTTAAGAATTTTTTAAGATCCAGGGTATTATTATTATAGGGACCTTTGCAACCTATTGACATGAGTTTTCTAATACTCTGCAATTCGAGGAACTACTTTGCAAAAATGTGAAGTTTTCAAGTTTAAAAGATGAACcacaataatataatttaattaatataaattatttaagggatcttttaaaaaaatataataaaacggcaaaatatttaaaaaaatataacaaaacgaaaaatatggaaaaagcATACATGCTCGTagtgaaaaatatcaaaaatacccCATCAACCatgcgtgtaatatatttgatacacgatcgtttagatttgtacatgatcgtttagatttggatagccaaatctaaacgatttattctaGCCAAATCtgaataatttattttttcatttctattgtttaatttggttacatgatcgtttatggTGATTTGGTTATGTGATCGTTTAGAATTGTTTATataatcgtttattttttcaagactttttggtacaggatcgtttagatttggctaaacgattttttttaattgttttgtacacgatcgtttagatttgtttatacaatttttttacacgatcatttagatttgtttatacgattttttttacacgatcgtttagatttgattattttggtacatgatcgtttagatttggttcgtttagatttggaaatgacttaaaaaagaataggaaaagaagaaagacggtatagaaagaaatcactatgaaaaagaaaaagaaaaaaaagaaagacgatatagaaagaaatcgcaacaaagtggagaagaaagaaagaagggcaaatttggaatatttaaaaaatgactaacttcatgaCCTCTGTAACacgggccataaatattttagtagttttttttttatatttataaaaatttaacaatatttaatactatttattttaattaattattaaatataaatgtaTTATTTAGAATTAATAAATTTCGACTAATATTTTCTACCATTAAAATTTCATGCAACTTAACTATTTGATATAAATTATTATCGTTAATTGAACTATCTGTACTACTAATTTAATTAGGTTGAGTTGgaaaggtattttttttttatttttttatttcattaattaagtaactaattaacattaattaaattaatctctaccatttagttaagtaattatttaattttatcttttataaaTTATTGAATTAAACATAAACATTTAACTTTTTAGACATTCATTATCATGCACATCCAAATAGATATATTAGTTATTCCGAATATTTAAAACCTAGAGACTTCACATTTtagatattaaatataaataataatattatatttttgatcCAAAAGACCCCTAAAAGTATAATTTAGATATAAGTATGTGTCAAAGCGAGTTTAGCTCAACATTAATTAGCAtgacttttctttttaagagtgagaggttcgaatccttcaaTCTCTAGCTGTTACAAACAAATATGTGCGtatatattttgctatattataCAACTTGCTCGTAAAAGGGAGATGATTCATTTTAAGTTATTTTTTTGAAACCATCACAATTTATACTTAAAATAAAAGAACTATAATCTTTAGTTTCCTTTATTATTGTTGctattataaatattagtaaAATAAATGTTTATTATCCATTATGCTTAGTGTTATTGCATGTCATATGTTATTTTCGTTCATATCCAACACCTTTGTcatgtattttgaaaatatcaaTTCTTAGTGGCCATGTAATCCACCTCAATACTTGTCAAATTGCTTATAAATAGTGACATTTGGTGGGTTTTATAAATCACGTAATATTAGTGAAATATCCAAAGAAATGGGAGAAATTGGATTTTGTTGAGAATTTTAtaatttcttattttctaaatttcttatttattttattctattttatttattttagacaGTCTGGGTGCCTTGTTACATTTGCATGATAGTATTTTAAGTTGTAATCTAGAACAACTTGGAGTAATTTAAACCATAATATAAGCTTCCATTAATATTTGACTTATTCTTTCTTACGCAAATAAAATGTCTTTCTTTCATATCTTCAATTTGGATAGAAATTTTTATATATCATTTCCACTTGTTGTTAATCAATAAAATCATTCAtctattatatatttttcaaattggACTTTGTAAT
The sequence above is drawn from the Cucumis melo cultivar AY chromosome 2, USDA_Cmelo_AY_1.0, whole genome shotgun sequence genome and encodes:
- the LOC103491983 gene encoding uncharacterized protein LOC103491983: MGNAVSPCLISISISLRRHRPSAVKLVFTDGPTKFLVGNHHFAGEIMFQFPDMMVCHAESFFIGHPIPSLSIDDELLVGETYLVLPIDRFASVDVLSTSSLAMIGAGNMSAEKFSGPCPFEYVRGTNGRVLIKVMPEFIVRLISPAAVDGGESGGGGGGFLCSTPELKKHYDQLVGSTKGQVWSPKLETISEYKIRYSPCRFVGFKLKQKEG